CACTAGCATGCTTACTAAGCTGCTTGGCCCCTACTTGACCTAACAcaacctctccacacacacaaaggcaaatatgtgaaaacacacacataaacatgataATACACATACAAAGCCAAATATGTGATAACCATGCACATCCCTCACTAATGATATGTGGCCTCATTGTGCATTGGCATGCTCAAagacaccactcacacacacacacacacatttatacattcacttgctcaaagacacacacacacatttatacattcacatgctcaaagacacacacacacacacacacacacgtatacattcACATgctcaaagacacactcacacacacacacacacacacacacacacacacacacatgtatacattcaCATgctcaaagacacacgcacacacacacatttatacattcaCGTGCATCTCACTCATTGTTAGGAACTACCTCAGCACATGAAACACATGTCTTAGAGACAGAGTCAATCCAATTCTCTGCCACTCACTAAATATCCATTGACTTTATTGCTGCCATAGTGCATCTGAACAGAATGGACTAGAACCTGTGTGGGTAGTGTGTTCACCTAGGTGTGGATGTTCTTTCCTATATTATGAATCATTAATAAAGAGTAAATCGCATGTGGTTTGTGCAAAATGGACAAAGACAACTGATTAAGAGTCATCAGTATTTTGCTAAGCACAAAAGTTGACATCCCCCTGTCTTATTCATTTTGAACTATCCCCTGTGTCTGCGTGCATTAATGTACCTTTACAATGACTTGTTCAAAGCACGTTAGGCTGTCACTTGTAGAGTGCCTGTTTGCCTATTTTCAGTCCACCACAACCCTGGACCACAGCGTCCCCGTTTACTTACCGTTCCttgggagatggagatggatggtggtaaaaaaaacattccttaTTGAGAAACACTCACACTTAAAATCTTATGTCTCACTGCAGCTTTTCAACAAGGTCCTCATTATGTCATATCAGCTGCACAAACctgttctctttctgacttGCTTTCTCATGCATAGGCTCTCTTTCGGTATCTCTTCATGTACGACCTTATCTTTACTTTCTTCTGCTATGACACAGGCTATTTTTTCTTCATCTGTCAAGTCTGAAGCAAACCAGTTGAAGAAAAGGGAAGTGGACAGTTGACACATTTGCACTCGCAGTGTCACTTTACATGcatgcctgtctgcctgcctgcctccttATCTGACTCCATACTCATTAGGGGAACTGTTAAGAGTAGCCGTCCTGATCTGAATAAGTTAACCCACTCAGCAGTGCGCATGTGCACTTAAAGCAATACGTGTAGTAAACAACGCACCCTTCAAATATTAACTATATTAACCATATTACTGGCAGCCTGTGGGAACTTCCTTGTGACCTGGTTTCCCAGGTCAGGATGTAATGTTTGTGTCCTGTTACGTCTCTACCATACTATTTGCATTGTGGTAGAGTGCAGGATTAGCCAGCCACACCATATCCAAACCAAATGTCCCTGCCGATTAATGCCAGGGAACTCTTGAGTACgagcatataagtatatttattcaacaacaattgtcgggctcactcacagcgcaAAGATgagagtgaagcaatttcacaaacatcgcacagggtttatTTACGTTTAGATTTATTTAACTCTGACGCCATAATTATACATGTCAgcagaaatagacacacatgAACTAAGGTGTCTCTGTGTCATCCCGGCTGCTTTCTGTCACACATGCATTCAGTAAAAGATGGCTGAACAGGCACAGTTCAACCCTTCTGATCACCTCTGGCCTCATCCAAACATGGACAGAAGGATCCTTCTTTTACGCATGtagcttacacacatacagactaaGTGGCGTCAGCACTTAATAATCTAAGttagacacagagaaacacagaaaagccatgttcctgctaaCGTAAGCACATGAATTATACAAAGTCATTCATTAATACAAAGCCATTGATTAACACAATCTTTGAACAGTGTTTCAGAATGGATTCTATCAGCATGGTTTCTGCAAGCAATAGAATTCTGTGAGGCTCATCAGTGAGCTATTCAGAGTGGATTTCTTTTTGATGTGAATTCAGTTCAGCAGGTATGGTGTAACCTAGCAAGCATTAAGTGATAGTTATCCTATCATTTTGGATATGTGCTGAACATTTGCTTGCCATTTTATGCTTTTTATTTGTTCAGAACAATTTCCATGTGGAGGTTGAAAGCTGTTATTAAGAGCAGTGCATTGCATTTGAAAGAACAGTGATATGAGCCGTACTTACCCCTGCAGGGCGACCCCACAGGGCAGCATGTGCCCCATCTTTGGTCCAGGGTGCCCCAGGTGCCCAGGCCTCCTGGCACGCCCTGAGGTGCAGCAGAAGGACAAAGGGCCCGCTGGCAGGGGCCGAGTCCCCATTGGACATCCTTCTGGAGGACTTAACACAGCTGAACATATCAGAAATACCAAAGGGTTAAATCACCAATGATTACCATAGTGGCAACACGTACATCCTTAAGACAGTAAGCTGCTTCATACACGACTGAAGGGATGGCAATCTTTCCAAACAGGCCTTTGTGGGAAACTCTGTCATGAGtaaagaatttaaaaaaaatggcaagaCAAACATGCATTCACAAAACTCTGCCATAAAAATGTCATTAGGgcacttcccttcccttctgggATTTGAACTGAAAACTGACCCTTTAAGGAAATACATGTCCATTGCTGCAGACACAACAGGTTTATAGTGAGGCATTTGTCTCTGACACCACTTTAATGTGTGACAGAGGGATCTAAGGACCCGCCACTATGTAtatcacagaaaagaaaagatgaaggCATTGTCCTCTCACCAGTTAGCATGCCCCTGGTCAGGCCCGTCCTCCAGAGACTCCATTCTGCCAAGCAAAGCCAGTTGGTTCAGGTATACTAATTGGGTCTCAAACAGCTGCGGCCCCCCATTGTAGGTTGTCTGCATGGTGTCAAGGCAACCACAGGAAACGAATGATACAGTTTAGAAAGATGCAGGAAAtggcgcacagacacacatttcacaataaCCTGTTTTGACACGCTCCTTTTTAACAGTATACCTGACATCTTATTCTCTCTAGCATCTCACACAACATTACAACCCATGACAAAATGGCTCCTATTATTCTAAATTGTTCACAGCTTGAGGGCATTTATTGATTTGACATACAAGCCCTGTTATTAGTATTACAAAGTAACATAGGATCTAGGGTTTAACAGTAAGCACACACCTATGATTTGAGGATGTAGAAGTAGAATACCAAAAGCTAAGGTAACAAGAGGCCAACCTCCTCACGCACATCACTCAGCCTCAATATTGCTTCGCCAGTACAGTCTGCACAAATCAAATCTCAACAAGAATACACAAAACTGGAAGGCACCTAGAAAAACACCAAACTCAATCGTGTAATTGTGTCAGTAAATTTAGCTGTGAACAGGATGCCTTGGTAATGAGTGCTGCCACAATTGTGTAAGCAAACATGGTTGGGGTCTCTACAGATGAGCCACACACCAACATTTCTATTGGCATTACAAAAACCATAAAACACTAGCCTAAATCCTAGTGAGCAGTCATGTTTCCCAACAGTACTCACGTTCTGCTGCAGGCAGCAGGGTTCCTTTGAGTCTCTTGTCTGCCGTCTTCATTTCACTGCATGCTGAGCCTCCAGTCACTTGTGCCTCACGGAACTTCAGTTTACTCGCCTTCTCTTGCTCTTGCAACTCTCACCTATTTCTCAAGAGCTTCGGAGAGCCTCTGATGATGCAACCGTCTCACCTATTTCTCAAGCGCTTCTGAGAGGCCTCTGATGATGCATCGGTCTTCAGCATGATTCTCAGGACCGTTCTTTCCTCGGCCACGTGGTGCAGCCCTGCTATGACAGATGACGTCTTCATAAGTCACTGTCAAGCTCTCATGGCATTTGCTGGTTTCCTTCACTTGAGCATGCTCTCCCCCTCAGTGTGCCCACCACCTCCAGGCTCGTGTTGAACCTCGTGTTGAACCTCATGTACATATACAGCAGGAAACACGCTTTGTTACGCCACTTTGTGAAGTACAAAATGTTTCACTCTGTCACCACAACAGCGTGGGTAGGTCGTTTGTGACAGTGGGAAAAAGTATATCTACAAATGTCAAGAGAGAACCCCCAGGCCCCACTGAAAATACACTATTCTCATCCCCCAACAGTGGGCCCTGAATATGCCATTAGGGCACTGTCTGGAAAGCCAGGCCCACTGCAGGACCTGAGAAAACAGCACCTTGTCTTTGGCGAGTTGAAGAACAGTGAAGTGAGTGAGCAGCAGCCACCAAACAGGGAAGCCATTTCAGTAGAGGGTACGGTTTTTTTTCACAGAGGAAATGCGCGCCTCACTCTGAGTTGGTGAGAATAAACTCTCGCCGCGGTCATGTCATCATGGCCATCTAGCCAGGCCCACGCAGGTTTCTGTCTTGACATGTTTGAGTTTAATCTCAGAGATTAGGATATGTATAACTGTATACTCCAAAAGAATCAACACTTCTGTTCAACTTTGTTTAGAATGTTTTATTCTGCTTTAGTTGTACTTCCTTTTGCTACTGTTGATACATGCTGCTCCTGGGACAGTATTGAGTTTATGGTGAGTGAGCACCAGTGTCACAACACTCCACTGGAGCGAGCTACTTCTCTTTCCTCCAACACAGACAAGAGAATAGAACTTATGATATAAacttaaaataatttaaaagataaaaacacatacattaatGTTAGTTTATCattcatatgttttttttccataaaaacaaacaaaacaaaaaaaatacagtgcATATTCATTTTGAGAATCATGATTAAGAGAGCTCAATAACTGAAGTCATAATTAGCAACTAGTGGGGATTGCCTGCCTCAATGTGGGTGTGTAGGAACTGCTCCACTACGGGAGAAGCATATGCAGTTCTGGTTTTCAGCTGTGTCTCGTCTTCTGGCACAGCCACTGGAATGTCTTTTtccacttttattttctctcgtTAGTCACTTCAGTCTTTGGCTTTGGCTTCCGCCCCCGGAGCGGCCTTTTCTGTGGCTGAAGAGTCCTCATTGGCTGCTTTCACCTTCTCCTTCTTATTTTTTGCTGTCAATCAAAGCATGCTCCCTGTTcaccagctcctgcagctcctcctgGGGTAGAAGCCAATCAGAATTAGATTAGTTTCATACCCACCTAAAGCAAAACCCACCCCCAAAACACCATGCACCAATACGTATGGAGTAATAGACTGCAAAGAACATCAATCTATCAGACCTTAATGGacacttttctgtgttgtgttattctgttgttgGTTTACCTTCCATCCCAGGAGGTCTGCGAGAGCCAGGCAGCCATCATCACAGGTGCTGATGTGGGCCACATCCCTGTGGAGAGACTGGAGCTTCACTATGGGACTCTGACCAACTCTCATCACCTCCCCTATCCTTCCTTTGCACTCATCTGCTGCACGCTTACCCCAAATATTAGAGTGCTCTGTCAATTGAATATTCTCCTATACATTACCATTCAAAagctgaaacattttttttttaaattacaaaaaaaactccctgtagCAATGTCTGTTTTGTATTCACACTAATACAGTTGCAAGTGGGAGGCAGAGATATTTTAGGTAACTCCCTTGCATATTGCtgcctttaaaaaataaatgggcATCCACTGCCTGTTGCTCCTTGCTGTGAACATAATAGGCTGATGGCTCCATCTCTTGTTTATAGAGCTTTTCAAACCAGCGGTCACCAGTCTGTGACCTGTACGCTGTACGCCTTACGCCTTACCTGTACGGCTTTGTCTGACTCAAAATCCAGCCCTCCACCCAAACCCAAGCATTCCCACTCATGAAGTCAGActgcagagggaggaagtggaggagaaggacagagaaacagggggggggggggtcatgtttAGCCAAACGATCAAAGATGTAATGCTGTAGAAATTATTAATAAATACAGCACAAATAATCAGAGCACAGAAAACACACCTCTCCCGTCTTCTCCATGTTGATGAGGAGCCTGGGAGTACTCTTAGGAACTCTGAATCACAGATGAAAATGTCAAAAATTCCACATTAATCTGAAGGAACAACACagactagggatgcaccgataccgatatcGGTGCctgatacttcgttaaaatactcgtactcgtttgaatggccgataccaagcaccgataccactcatcagtatttcactgcatcaaactggccggggctatgctgacacaaaatgtgatttattgtcctaccactctctgccagactagtaagtagcttattttgccgtcttgtgttgcatttgcttgatgtttgactgtgttaggaaagtttgtcatagtgtcaaagtatttcagtatacaggtttcgctaaatttagctgctagcatctcgttagcgattagcaattccgttgaagctgccttaacggcgatttgggctcattttaagataaatgacgacgacaggagtaaggcacagtgtaagatctgcactgctacggtgtggaggggcggaaaggaaagtactttgtttaacacaagcaatttgattaaacatctgaagacacaccatagtgcttaGTACACagcgttcactgatgctagtggcacaagaccgaagcaaccaatcttaactgacgtcttgcaaaagaaaaaaacgcgcacgcacacagagagagagaggtagagagaaagactgtgccacataggttaagtgattgtttgtgtacttgagcaggagattattctgatccttttgtaactgaaatgtgctcttgtgctaatctagtaatagttctgttcactttttgttaagcagactgtgttgttaactatgcagcaaattgaattgcctttatctggttatatttgcattttgtctcatgtgatgatattgtctgtttgaaggcttttttgtgtgttaaaaccagaaagctctgtttatttttggcttgggatagccttctgttaattttgtactataggcttgacataatctgcagaggataaaataaaatctgcctccaaattaattgcactttcatggagaccaaatctaagaagtatcggtatcggtactcggtatcggcaagtacacaaataaaaatactcgtactcgtatcggtttgtaaaaaagtggtatcggtgcatccctaacacAGACCATATAAATATTCCACCAGTCTCTTCCCTCTGAGTGTACTATGATCAGGTACTAGTCTTATCCATGCACAATGGGcagaatatattatatatgtatatgtatatgtatatgtaagaCATGGGCAGCAGCGCCCTCTACTGGTCAATCAGTGCAGTCACAAACTACAGCTGATATAAAGGAGTTGGAGCACTGAGGCATCAGGCGCTTACCTGCCAACCAAGGAAGCAAAGGGCTGCACCTGTAGAGATGTGCCCATAATGATGAGCAGGTCACATCGAGGAaagtcctgagagagagagagagagacaggcatatCAATTGAAATTTAATTCAAATTAAATCGATTCAATTTAaattatatacatacagtagcCCCATTACCAATGATCATTTGTACAAAGCCCTGGGCCGGAGAGCCTATCTACCCGAGGCcacaagagggaaagaaagaaacaagggGGACAGGAAcaagaagggaaagagggaaaagaggagagagagagagagagaatcaaaagGCAGATAAGGTCTTCTGGTCTCTCTTACCGTTGTCATGGAAGTGAAGAATCGTCCTGGCAGATTCTCACCAAAGAAAACAATGTCTaactcaagagagagagagggagagggaggaagagcacGGGAAAGGGGACAGACAGATGAAACTCATATGATACATGTGCACTAACTAAAAAGGATTAGCCAATAAGAAGTGTTGAAAATAAAACCTGTCTCACCTGGCTTGACCAGTCCACTGCACTTGTCACACTTGGGGATCTCATCAGAGAAAATCTTCTCTGCATGTAAGAGGATATGGACCAACCTTAGTGTGGAACATTtcggacagtgtgtgtgtgtgtgtgtgtgcgtgtgtatgtgttacccACCTTTCATCCATTCCAGGGTGTACTCCTTGCGACAGAGGAAGCTGAGACAGTGTGAGGTGTAGAAAGTTCCATGAGCTTCTACCAGGTCAGCATCCCCGAGGCCAGCCACTCGCTCCAGAGTGTCAATGTTCTaagcaaaataataataataataataacaacaataataacaacaacaataacagtaTAGCCGCAATGCAAGGCAATGATCAGGGCCCATGCAATGGAGAcattgaccgtggttacatggattcgaataactgccttagtcggactgaaatcgcattatccgtttcatgtaagcaccttagtcggatcgtagtcggaccgcacatagtcggactaacacccctggataactcgatccgatccagttgatagttcgactattgcggcatgtaacggtgaattggataaggaactggactttgcgtctttgcgcatgcttgagatcccgccgccatcctccctccgtccctgccaggtcgtgacccggaagacgaaagagacgatacgttgtctcagctgttcatactaatgacacgtttatttatgaatatcctgcagactgtctcacaagcttattcttgttgactatgaacaaacataacagaagaggtccgaagatatgagtacctttacaacccctccttaaaaacgtataaggacgttcaaattacgatacttatgtggtgccagtgttgacaaaaacgttgactgcgactgtttggacagagcgcgctaattcaccgaacaaatactttcatattaatttcccaccacttgttagtcatgtcatccattcatatcgatgtgaatcaatcaatactaatacatctttaactgtgatgtgtttttgtttcatttcacaacgtatttactgtataatcaacgatagcaggtgcccgcttgtaaacagtccacattttatttgcttaaaacacacagcagtactgtcaaatcagaaagcaaatcagctgttaaagggctgttacctgaccaaatacctttcaaactcggtgatagtattcacaactaatttgttcttcattctatcaaatatgatgaagtgtggtccgcgacggccacaagtaaattattgcgacatttctacgACATTATTGcgacatggagcagggttccagatgctttgccttgcgcattgtcatatctataactagcctactggtacgtacaaaaggagagcccgcgaaaatcatgtgtgcgctaacaattgtctggcgccaggtcttgggtaggaggcatgttgttccggggatatttagttaaatggtccgcgaatttttattggctaagtggtccttggtctgaaaaagtttgagaaacactgctttatagacaataacgatcatacactcccattgcactcaaacaaccacactcaaacgaggagatattgtatcaattagcctattaagtactgtatttattgattgcaaagagttcaacgttacagcaacataactttgctccggtcgctaaatctgatatatccgtgtgcatcatcgctctccctctctctctctgccacacccaccctgtaacctacgtgtttatacattatagaagcaagaccattatattgtaacaaatcacggaagcgtggtatatttgttatggctttttattaaacacaacacactgtcacaatggcacgggctttatgcccacgaacagactgtgctaccgtcacccacctgtataagctctgtcccaacacagaacaacgacatgtaattagaacggtaaggaacatatagcctagggaacgtcatgcataacataaagtataacagtatgcgcccgctgcacggcattacggggcgactatgccgacacgttataatattctggtttaaagttaatgcttgtgaaatcagctgtcactcgactattacctgaccaatacctgtcaaactcggtcatagaaaaatatcatgaatgcatatttattacgatggggaaactataaaatcggagtacggacaactaatgcccagcgttgacgatgcagatatagagctggaaacagctaaatgacctacagcccaaatgcagtgagctttatcaagccctggaaagttcggcacatttgcccgtttccacagcgtctgctgagcggtcattcagtacaatggggcgtcttaagacatatcttacgaagtacgatgactgacaaaagactgactggacttgctcttatgaatattcacacagatttggaaatcgacagcgaagaagtacttaaacaatttgatgcaactggcagaagggcaatgcgttttggctgtaacccattatttgcgcgcgtgtgtgtgtgtgtgaatgtgcatgcgtttctctcgccttttatctttcacctttgaataatgtaacttataaacacatcggcctggcagaaacaaacaaacaaacaaacaaacaacccaagaggcaacacgcatttctggaccgatgaacagacgcgattcatgctcaatcaactgttgttgttattggtagtggtgaagaggtcaagcggaaagggctgtatcaccactagttgtaataaaaacagcgccacctatcgtatcggatatgacatgctttcggccaatgattcgatttattcactgccatgtacattgggataatagcacctaccctcgaaagaaagcatagtccgactaagcaaagattcgaattataccatcatgtaaacacactgactgaggaCCCTCCACAGGGGGTAGGATAGGGGGGTTGGATAGGACCCTCCACAGGGGGTAGGATAGGGGGGTTGGATAGGACCCTCCACAGGGGGTAGGATAGGGGGGTAGGACAGGACCTCACCTGGGAGTAGCAGCGACGAAgcagctccttctccttcagcaTCCTGATGAAGTAGTGGCATACTGTGGGCTTCAGACATATCACAGCAGTTTGCACATATCCACACTCACGCAGACCACTCAGGTTAGTTACACAGCCTCCCAGTGCTGTAGCACTGAGACAAGAGTGCGAGCAATGCACAAAGTCAACTACAAACCTATACATACAGGAGTGCATCAAGCAATGGTTAAATAACCAGAACACCTGCTCCAAACATCCAGGTGAGCTGAGATACCTTGAATTGTCCAGGGTAGAGCTGCCTGGCTAAGGCGAAGAAGGCCTCCGGATGTTTCTgagaggagaaaatggagaaaatTGGAGgggaacagagtgagagagacaacacTAACTTATAAATCAGTTTCCCAAAACACCAGTGAAAGAGGGCGTATACCTTGAAGTAATCAATCTGAAAAATGGCCTCTGGGTAAGGTAGATTGTACTTCTGAAGGTTGGCATAGAGACCCGACACGGGAGAGCGAAAGTCTGGGATTCCTGccgctaaacacacacaaaaccaaaccaCAGCTCCAACTCACAACATCAGCACTCTGTATGTGGCCAAAGATGTGTTAGTCTGTTGTGAAAAGAGCACAATATTCACCTCCTTCTATGTGAATGTGCTACAGGCATAGTATTTCAGCAGGCCACTTACATGTTGATATTCCAGCACCGACCATACAGATGATATTCTTGCCTGTAGGGGGATATGCAGAAACTCACTATGACTTGTTTCAAAGGTACTCTAATGTACCCAGTCAGGAGCCTGTTAACCATTCATGCGCTGTGACAAAAACACTTGCGCCATTTCCCATCCCTCACATGACTATTCGCGACGCAGAGGTGGCTTTAAAGTGGTTGAAAAGATATTGGACACAGTGGAGCTTTTAAAATTGAGAAACCTTGACTCACATGCGCCACTCTGAATGTATCTGGCTACACCGTCGAGCGTCAACTCATCCAAAACCTTTTCTCCAGGGCCCAAGCCGAGAGTCCGAGAGAATAGGCTGCGCAGGAAATCCACTGGTGTATGGGGAAAACATAAATTAGGACTGGCAGGGCTCACAACATTAAAAACAATAAGGAACCGTCAGAAAAGGACAGActtactctctgtgtctcccgaTGCCTCACCCTCGTCGCTATCGTCCGACTGGTCCTGCATATTCAAGAGGGACTTGATTAGACAACAATCGAGTTAGGTTAGCTAAAACCTAAGGCATAGGCATAAACCAACATATACAAGTCATACATCGTGTCGGTTTGGAAGTTCCTCATAGACAATCTTTTTCTGCGGGACCATGTTGTGCATTAATTTAGCCAATATCCGAGGTTACCCTAACGTTACCCTTAATAAACTAACTTACCTCGGGTACCGGAGATTGGGCCTCCTCGTCTGGCTTTGTAACTTctacaatcaaaacaaacaggtGACATGCTGTATTCTCAAGGTAAACGCATCTAGTGATAGCAAGACATATCAAAAGAGCACACAGTAAATTAATTGTTATCACCTGACAGTTAACGCAAGATTATAAGC
The window above is part of the Clupea harengus unplaced genomic scaffold, Ch_v2.0.2, whole genome shotgun sequence genome. Proteins encoded here:
- the LOC122130545 gene encoding NAD-dependent protein deacetylase sirtuin-2-like; protein product: MSDAQEVTKPDEEAQSPVPEDQSDDSDEGEASGDTEMDFLRSLFSRTLGLGPGEKVLDELTLDGVARYIQSGACKNIICMVGAGISTSAGIPDFRSPVSGLYANLQKYNLPYPEAIFQIDYFKKHPEAFFALARQLYPGQFKPTVCHYFIRMLKEKELLRRCYSQNIDTLERVAGLGDADLVEAHGTFYTSHCLSFLCRKEYTLEWMKEKIFSDEIPKCDKCSGLVKPDIVFFGENLPGRFFTSMTTDFPRCDLLIIMGTSLQVQPFASLVGRVPKSTPRLLINMEKTGESDFMSGNAWVWVEGWILSQTKPYR